From the Vicia villosa cultivar HV-30 ecotype Madison, WI unplaced genomic scaffold, Vvil1.0 ctg.001633F_1_1, whole genome shotgun sequence genome, the window AAGTCAACAAAAGAACAAAACCTATACAAAGTCAACAAATGTTaagatgaaagaaaacaaaatttgttACCGCCATTATTTCaaccaaaaaagagaaaaaaatttcaaCAATAATAGGCTAATAGTAATAGTTCTGTGATCTATTCAGGACATGAGTTAAGAAGAAGGGTCCCCATTGGCTTCTTGATAATTCTATATCTCATTCCTCTTTATGGCACTGGCAATAGCCTGCAAAGGAATTTTGGAGGCAAGGCTGATTTCATATGTCTTGGAACGGAAGGAGAATAGAATTATCAAGTAGCCAGTTGGGGTGCTTCATATTATACTGAGGTAATAGTGTGTGGTTTTCataacttaatatatatatataaataaaatatatatatattaggttaTGAAAACCACGCACTGTTTGGCAGCATGTTGCCTCAGTATAATATGAAGCACCCTAATTGGCTACTTGATAATTCTCTTCTCCTTCCGTTCCAAGACATATGAAATCAGCCTTGCCTCCAAAATTCCTTTCCAGGCTATTGCTAATGCCTTAAAGAGGAATGAGATAGAGAATTATCAAGAAGCCAATGGGGACCCTTCTTCTTAACTCATGTCCTGAATAGATCACAGAACTATTACTATTAGTCTACTATTGTTGAAATTTTGTTCGCTTTTTTGGTTGAAATAATGGCTATaacaaattttgttttctttcatcttAACATTTGTTGACTTATGCATAGGTTTTGTTGACTTATCACAaacttttttggttttctttcacCCCAAACATTTGAGAATCAAACTttcatttgaaaaaatataatgtGAGTTTCCCAAGTTTTTTAAATATCAAGTTTCCATTATGCTTATCTTGGATACTCTGTTAACTCTGAcaacaaaaattcaaaacaattccCTAAGTTGCCTCTTGGCGTTATTGGTCTTGTGGTTTTCTATCTTAACTCTTAATTTATATTATCTTCCCCGAAATGTAGTGGGTTGTATAAGTTTGTGATCATTTCAAAAAATGTTGATGGCGGGGAAGAAGCCTTCTCGATGTCTTGTTGATCATGTTCTAGTTTTTGTTCATGGTCCTAATAAAACTCAAGTAGTTCTCATTTTCTTACATTTTCATTTATGTTCATGTCTTCTTTTTGATCCACTTATGTATAAATAATATCTATGATTAATGAGTTTAGGGTATGTTAGATGGAGGATTTTAAAGAGGATATGAAAGTTTTTTTTCTAGGTTAAGGAGGCTGTAAAATGTTCAAATTATGTTTGATTTAAGTTGAAATAAATATGATTACCAAAGTATAGACTTATTCCTCCAAAACTCTTTTGATTCTTACGGGCAATTGGTTTAGTTTCCTCTCTATATACATTCTCACAAAATGTGAAATATGTAAACTAAGAAAATCGTGATGGTAAGCTACAGAAACagaattttaaaatatgtttcaACTTTTCAAGAATTTCAGTCCTCTTTTCCATTTGAGTTGTGGACATCCTATGGCTGATACTTAGAAGTGTAttctattatatatttaattagttTCTTTTAGCAGAATTTGCACTAAATTTTCTTTTGATGAACATGTTCCTTAGTCATCATGAAACCGGTATATCTACATGTATTGCTTCTCCATGTCAATaatcaataatttttaaatatatcgaTTGATTCAACTTTTGTGTGTTACCTGCATTCCTATCATAAACATGATGTACTCTTTATCTTCATATTCATGTCGCTTGGCTGATATTTTAAATGATTATATCTTATAGATTTTCAACTTTAGAGACAAGTCCATAAACAAATGGCTGAAGATGACTCAAGTAACAACTAATGTTTCCCTCACTAAAGATTCATTGTGACTTGATAAAGAATTTCAATGTGATAGGCAGGTTACTTTACTCCTAATTGGCTTTATTGTTACGTGAAAACAGTAATCAAATCGATGCATATATGATATATCCAAGTAGAATGATCTTGAAGATGCAACTGGGAGAACCGATGGTTAATATATTTGAATCGGTAAGTcagttttattagtattttaaaattatgttgCAGATTTCATAGTAGACTGAAGCACATGCATAAAGAGTAAATTAAATCACATGTACAATGAATGATTTCAAGTTTTATCTTCTCatagtaaaaataaaaacaattatacaTTGGAGAACTCTTAGTTCTCCCTTATATATGATTTACATATTATGTTGTCAAATTGTTTGGTCatcttttttttgtgtaagcaagaaatatattaatgagagaactaagggttctccaaccttgatacacaaaACCGGAACAAGTCcgacaaaaaaaaacaatattacaaaccaattacaattacgatAAAAAAGACACCGGGTCTTTACAAAAatcgtaaaagttacaattggaatATGTAATATCTCCAAAAGAAGACCATCTCCACACTAAGATCTTGATTTTCCACACAATATCATTTACATTCCAAACCTCCTGACTAAAGCAAAAACTATTTCTAGTTAGCCAAATTATCCAACAAGTGGCCAACCATAACACCCCCAATTTACCTTCTTTGATTCTTCTCATACAACTCATGGTATACCATTCCTTAAAAAGTGGAATGCAATCTTCTTCCTTCCATCCCGAATAATCCACCCACTCACCAATGTCTTTCCAAACAAGTTTAATAACAttacatttaataaaaatatggtCTCTATCTTCCAAATGTAATCCACAGAAAACACAAAATAAATTAGAAGCGGGCAAGGCAATACCTCTAACTTTCAATAAATCTTTGGTTGGtagcctattcacaaaaagtctccaAGCAAAGGCCTTTATTTTGAAAGGGACCTCCATCTTCCAAATCTTttccaacacatcatcattccTATTGATAGGACCAAAAGGAACACGCCGGCTAGCATACCGACTATAACAAGATGATACCGAAAAGCACTTATCCTTCTCACAATTCCAACACACGGAATCCTTCTCCGAACTACACCCCTCAAAAGTTTCTAAGTAATTCCGTAATGacattagcttagaaaataatcCTACCTCAACCGCCTCTTCCTCCGAAATGCCCAAATCCCCCCATTTCCAAATACCATCATTCCACCCTCCCATAACCGCCACGGAAACATTTTTCAACAAAGAAATAGCATAAAGTTCCGGAAAAACATCCGACAAACAAGCATCATTTAACCAACAAGCCTCCCAAAACGGTGTGTTACACCCATTACCCACTTTAAAACAACAATTCTCAATAAAGGGATCTTTATGAAAAGGAGACGTTTTACTAACCTTTAGCAAGTCAGGCCACCAAAATGAGGACGAAGAATCCTTGATTAAATTCTCGCCACCGCAAAGTTGCACATTAAGATCACCGTAACGCGCCTTCAAAATATCCAACCACAAAGCCTCCCCCCCTTTAGCAATTCTCCACCTCCACTTATTTAAAAGAGCTAAATTGAAATCAtttaaatccttaatatttaaACCTCCTTTTAAATAAGGCAAAGTCACACtcctccaactaacccaatgaattttCCGATTCTCGCTTACCCCTCCCCAAAGAAAATTGCTTTGCAATTTAGTAAATTCATTCACCACTTTAGCCGGCATCTTGAAAAAGGACATGGTAAATATAGCTAGAGAGCTCAAGATAGACTTTAATAGAGTTATTCTTCCTCCAAGATTCAAAAACCGGTTTTTCCAACCCAACAAGCGAAGCTTCATCTTTTCCAAAAGCGGATTCCAAGTGCTCTCCTTCCTTGGATTAAATCCAATAGGAATACCTAGAAAATAGAATTTTCCGCTTTCAAGTTTGCAAGAAAGATACAAAGATGCCGCTTCCAAAAAGTTGGATGAAACGTTAATCCCAATCAATTTGCTTTTATGAAAATTAATTCCAAGACCCGAAACCAATTCGAAAGCTCTCAACACAATCTTGACCGCCTTAACATGTTTCCACGAACCTTCCCCAACTAAgagagtatcatccgcaaattggagaatatccacaCAACACGACCGGTTGATCACAAAGTTCTCATACTCACCAATCTCGATGGATTTGCGAACCAATCTCGAAAGAGCCTCCGCCAccataacaaaaagaaaaggcgatAAAGGATCACCTTGTCTTAAACCCCTCTTCACCATGAACTCTCTAGTAGGACTCCCGTTTACCACCACCGACATGTCActtttaaaaaccaataattccaTCCACCTCCTCCATTTTCCTCCAAAACCCATTTTCAAAAATAAGTGTCTCAAAAAATTCCAAGAAACTTTGTcgtaagccttttcaaaatcaactttaaaaaggAGACAAGATTTACCTTCTTTATTAGCATAATCCACCACTTCATTAGCCACCATTACCCCATCGAGCAATTGCCTACCCGGAACGAATGCACTTTGGCACTTCGAAATAATTGAACTCAACACTAATTTCAATCTCCCCGCCAACATCTTCGCCATGAACTTGTACATGCACCCCACCAAACAAATTggtctataatcatccaaagAAAGCGGATTCACGGTCTTCGGTATCAACgccaaaaaagaagaagtaacCGCCTTCGACAATTCTTTACCTTCAAAAAAGTGATCAAAATATCTCAAGAAATCTTCTTTCAAGAAAGACCAACATCTTttgataaaaagaaaagaataaccaTCCGGGCCCGGACTTTTAGTGCCCCCACAACTATTTAAAGCATCATTAATCTACTCTTCTTGAAAAGGTCTTTCAAGCCATATCTTGTCCGCCTCACTAATTCGATCAAAATTAATGCCTTCTAAAAACAACGTCGTCCCTTCCTCCTCttcgaatttttttgaaaaatgattagCCACAAAATCTTTAATGTCCTTTACCTTATCCAACCTCCCATCCGAAGTATTGATGGGGCCTAAATGATTGTGTCTTCTTTTCTCCTTCATGACTTTGTGAAAGTAACCGCTATTAGAATCTCCTTCTCTTAACCATTTCAAATTAGCTTTTTGCACTAAcatgttttcttttattctcaaTTTCATCCAAAAACGGCTCGTTGCTTCCTTCCTACCAAATAAAGTATCCGAGTTGAAATCCTCTCCCTCCAACTCCAACAACTCATCCCCCCGATTTATCTCATTCACCTCTTCTTGAATTTCCAAGTCGATTCTTCCAAAAACCTCCTTATTCCACCATTTAAGCCGACTTTtaagaagatgaagtttttgtTTCAAGATGTAATCCCCTCTTCCTTCCACCATGAAGCTTTTCCACTCATTCTctacaaaagagaaaaaagagtCATGAGAAAACCACTCATTATTGAATTTGAATGGTTTAGGACCCCAATCATTGTTGTCAACTTCTAACCAAATGGGACAATGGTCGGAAATATCTCTCTCCCCCACCAATTGCCCAACCACCCCCCAATCATTCAACACTTTCTCCGACACAAGAAATCTATCTAATCTACTCATTGATTTACCGTCGCCGCTATACCAAGAGAATTTTTTTCCGTTGCAAGGAACATCTACCAAcaaatttttttctataaaatccGCAAATTCAATAGCCTCATTAGCATTAGATAAGACTCCTCTACCTTTCCTCTCTTCTCTTGACTTTATAGCATTAAAGTCACCGCCTATAATCCATTCCCCATCATTGAAATCTTCTTTCAAAGCCAACAACTTACTCCACAAAATTCTTTTTTTAACAATGTCACACGATGAATACACATTAACAAAGTAAAAGAAATTGTTATCCTTGTTCACTTTCACACCAATATACCCATCACCTTTAAAGCTCATAATAACCTCTAGCCCCTCCTCCTTCCACAAAGTAATCAAGCCACCCGATCTACCCGTAGAATTCGAATACGAAAACCCAATCCCTTTATCATTCCAAAACCCCTTCGCcacaaagtcttgcatttttgtTAACTTTGTCTCTTGGATGAAAAAAATATCCGCTTTGCTCTTAATCACCAAAGAACTAATTCTTCTTCTCTTAAGAGCATTCCCACCCCCTCAAATGTTTAGGGACCCTACAATCATGATAACAACTTGTTAAACTCCTTCGAGCCGTCAATTCGCAACGCCGCCTCATTTTCCAGAACATCAATCCTCTCAATGACATTTGAAACGCCCCCCTTCGATACCACCCCCAACTCAACCATGTCTTTCCATATTTTCGACCCGGCTTCCTTATCTAAATAACCCCACTGCCTACCGTTGTTCCTACAAATGTCACTGCTGCCACTAAAGTTACCATAACTGCCGGCAGAAGAAGCGCCAGAATTGCAAGGAAGCAATCCTCTGCTGCCTCCCATTGAAAGAGCACACCTCTGTTTAATCCCACCTGCTGAAACAGGAACTGCTGCCTTGCTTTTCGCCTTGGACAAGTTTTTCAATGTTCTACTGTGAAGAGATCCCCCACATTCTGACAAGTTTTTATAAATCACCTTCCTACTCCTTTTATTCTTACTAGTTTTAACCAATTTAACGGCGTCGTCGAAAGTTCCTTCCTGTTCAACCAATGGATTCAAACCAGCTTCTAAAAAGCCCCCGGTAATCTTTGGACAAGACGAAGAAAACACAGCATGACCAGCCCCTCGCTTCGAGACGACGTTGCCTTGTTGTAACACAGAATCGGAAAAGGAAGCCAAACTAACCCCGCCAACCGAATTGCCATCCTCGCTTGAAACTCCCGCTGGGTTCACGGGCTGGACTGAGAGTGCTACCAAAGCACGGCTGTCCTTTACATTAAGATTCAGATTCGGCACGAAAACGGACTGAGAACAATTCACACCACCACAAACAGCATCTCCTTCAGAGCTAGGAACTG encodes:
- the LOC131636105 gene encoding uncharacterized protein LOC131636105; the encoded protein is MQDFVAKGFWNDKGIGFSYSNSTGRSGGLITLWKEEGLEVIMSFKGDGYIGVKVNKDNNFFYFVNVYSSCDIVKKRILWSKLLALKEDFNDGEWIIGGDFNAIKSREERKGRGVLSNANEAIEFADFIEKNLLVDVPCNGKKFSWYSGDGKSMSRLDRFLVSEKVLNDWGVVGQLVGERDISDHCPIWLEVDNNDWGPKPFKFNNEWFSHDSFFSFVENEWKSFMVEGRGDYILKQKLHLLKSRLKWWNKEVFGRIDLEIQEEVNEINRGDELLELEGEDFNSDTLFGRKEATSRFWMKLRIKENMLVQKANLKWLREGDSNSGYFHKVMKEKRRHNHLGPINTSDGRLDKVKDIKDFVANHFSKKFEEEEGTTLFLEGINFDRISEADKIWLERPFQEE